A segment of the Agromyces sp. H17E-10 genome:
ACGAGGAGACCACGAGCGCCGCCGCCGCCTTCGAGATCGGCATCGCGGCCCTCCTCGACGGCCTGCGCGCGAGGCGGGCCGCCGCCGTGCCGACGACCTGACCTCGCACGATTCCGGCGCCAGCCGGTGCCGTCGCGCAAAGAATCCGCGTACACTCCCACCATGGACAACCTCGATCGCGCGATCCTCGATCTGCTGCGGCAGAACTCCCGGGCGGGCTACGGCGACATCGGCTCGTCGGTCGGGCTCAGCGCCTCCGCGGTGAAGCGCCGCGTCGACCGGCTCGTCGCCGACGGGGTGATCCGCTCGTTCACGATCCAGGTCGACCCCGCCGTCGACGGCATGTCGACCGAGGCGTACGTCGAGCTGTTCTGCCGCGGCACCGTCGCTCCTGACGAGCTCAAGCGCATCCTCCAAGACGTGCCCGAGGTCGTCTACGCGGGTACGGTCACCGGGTCGGCCGACGCGATCGTGCAGATCCGGGCCCGCGACATCGCCTCGCTCGAAGACGCGCTCGAACGCGTGCGCATCGCCCCCAACGTCGACCACACCCGCAGCGCCATCGTGCTCTCGCGGCTCGTCAACCGCAACCGCGACTGACAGCCGAAGCATGCGGATGCCTCGGGCGCGAGCCGCTCGAGAAAATCGCTGCGCTCGTCGTGTGACCTTCGCACTTCTTCCGACATCTCTCAGGTGAAGGAGGTGCACGTGGACGACCACATCGACGTCGGCGACGATGCCTTGCTCGCCGGTCTCGTGCGCGGTGACCGCGCGGCGCTGCCGGTCCTGTTCGACCGTCACGCGCCGACCGTCACGCGGTACGCGTGGGCGATCGCGCAGAACCGGCAGGATCTCG
Coding sequences within it:
- a CDS encoding Lrp/AsnC family transcriptional regulator; the encoded protein is MDNLDRAILDLLRQNSRAGYGDIGSSVGLSASAVKRRVDRLVADGVIRSFTIQVDPAVDGMSTEAYVELFCRGTVAPDELKRILQDVPEVVYAGTVTGSADAIVQIRARDIASLEDALERVRIAPNVDHTRSAIVLSRLVNRNRD